The Streptococcus oralis DNA window GGCGAAAAGTTGCAAGTTGTTAAGAGTCATTTTTAACATAATGTTTTCCTCCGTGTTAGTTTTCTGTGATAACTCTGGTTTGGACGAACTCAGATGAGTTCTCCGATAAGTTTGCCATACCTAAGAAAAATGATTCGAAGAATAACTGGGTCATTTCTCTCTGGTGCGAAGGAAGATCCGCTGGTATTTCAACCTTTAGATAGCCACCTTCATCTTCGTTTAATTCTAAGATTGGTTCATAGCCTGCAAATTTCTC harbors:
- a CDS encoding ribosomal-processing cysteine protease Prp gives rise to the protein MIQAVFERAEDGELRSAEITGHAESGEYGLDVVCASVSTLAINFVNSIEKFAGYEPILELNEDEGGYLKVEIPADLPSHQREMTQLFFESFFLGMANLSENSSEFVQTRVITEN